The Hymenobacter sp. DG25A nucleotide sequence ACAACACAAAAAGCCGCCTCTTCGTTAGGCAGTAAAACCCGATTCACTTACCTCAGTCCTCTCCATCATGGCAAAAGCACAAGAACCCCGCAAAGAAAAAAAGAAGGAGCCTGCTAAAACAACTAAGGAAAAGAAGGCCGCCAAAGACGAGAAGAAAAAAGCCCGCGACAGCCGCCAGGATTAACTTTTCGACTTAAACGCACAACCGCCGCCAGATACAGTTTGATTTGGCGGCGGTTGTGCGTTTAAGCCAACCGAGCTGGTAGCTAATGCAGTTTGCTTGCTACGCTACAATGCCGATAAAGCCGCTTAAAGGGTATAGTACACTTCTTTTTGCTTGTCATGATGCTTGATGTAGCCGTGCAGGGTGAGCTTGATGAGCGTGCGGTAGGCCCGGCGCTGCCCAATGTTGAGCAGTTTCATGTAATGCGCCAGCGTAATGCGCGGATTCCGGTTGAGGTAATCCAGCACGGCCAGCTCCTCCTTATTTAAAGGCAGCTTTTCCAACCCGGGCGCGTCGTCCAGCGTCAGGGCTTTTTCGGTGAGCTGACTGGTTTGCACGCTTTCGTCGCGCACGCGCACGTAGCCGCGCCAGTCGCCTTCTGCCACCTGGGCCCGGTGGGGTTTGTGCTCACTCTCACGCACCGTCACAATTAATACGGTACGGCCATCTTCCTCCACTTCCTCAAATGCCAGCGGCACCGGCGGATCCGTGTATAGCTCCGCGGCCAGACGCAAAACGTACATTTCCTCCTCCGGCTCGCGCACGCCCACCACGCGTCCATCATCATCTACCCCCACCAGTACCTGGCCACCGTGCGTGTTGGCCAGGGATACTATGGTGCGGGCAATGCGGGTAGGGTGGGTGGTTTTCTTTTTGAATTCCAGTCGTTCCCCTTCGCCCCGCGCAATTAACTCTAGCAGCTCAGACATAAGAAATGGAAAAGGATGGGGCTTGCTACGGCCGGAAATGGGCAGACACGCAGCAAAAGCAACCCTTGTTCTCAGGTTTTACCAAATGGTAAGCTTACTCCATACCGGTTTCTTCCTCTGAAATGCGCCACAGGCGGCTGGCTTCGGCGCGGCTTTGGGCTTTGCCGGAGCTGCGCCCGGGCTTATTGCGCTTGAAATATTTGCCGCTGATGCGCGCTACCTCCGGCGAGGAGGCCAGATAAATGCTGGTCTGGGCACCCCGCTCGGTGCTGATCATAAACGGCATGGCCATCCACCACATCGATTTCATCAGCAACGGCGTTTGCGCGTTCATCAAGCCAGAATTTACCATGCCTGGGTGTACACAGTTGGCTGTGATGCCCGTGAGCTCCAGTCGGTGGGCCAGCTCGTTGGTAAACAGGATATTGGCCAGCTTGGAGTCGCAGTAGGCCGTAATAGCGCTGTATCTATGTGGGTCGTTGCGGGCTTCCTGTGATGCTTCAATCTGCCCCAGCCAATGCGCCTCCGAGGCCAGCGTAATAATCCGGGCCTGCTCCGCCGCCAGCAGCTGGGGCAGTAGCAGGTTAGTCAGCGTAAACACCGACAGATGATTTGTTACCCAGCTCAGCTCATGGCCTTCTTCCGTTACGGTAAACGGCCCGGGCATAATGCCGGCATTGTTAATTAACACATCCAGTCTGGGATAGCGCCGGGCCACCTCGGCGGCCAGGGTGCGCACGTTGTTCAGCAGGGATAAGTCGCAAAGCAGCACATCTACGGGGTTTTCCGGTCCGGCGGCGTCCTGAACCGTTATCCGGGCCTGCTCGGCTTTTTCCGGGTTGCGGCACACCAGCACCATATGAGCGCCCTGCCGGGCCAGCTGCCGGGCCGTGGCTAGGCCAATACCTCCCGAGGCCCCGGTAATCAAAACCGTTTTGCCGTGCATATCAGAAACTGTAGGGGAGGAGGCCATGGAAAAAAAGATTTCAAAACTCTGCCGCATAAACGTGTAATGCCGGGCCCTGAGTTTACCAATTCCTGATTTTTAGCAAAAGAAAATGCCGCTCCCATGGAGAGCGGCATTTTCTTTGTGGAAACCGAAGCGGCTTAACCTTAGAAAGGCAGGTCGTTGTCGTCGTCGCCGGCAATAGGAGCTGCTGAGGGCTGAGCGCGCAGATTCTGGTTCTGGTTGGCAACCGGACGTGGCGCGGCTTGCTGCTGGTTGTAGCCACCAGCTGAAGCGCCACCACCGCTGGCACCACCGGAAGCGGGTTCCAGCTTCCAGGCTTCCAGGTTAGTGAAGTACAGCATCTGACCGTTTTTGTTGAAGCCGCGGCCCCGCAGGTTAAAAGTTACCTTAACTTCGTCGCCCACTTTGTATTGGTCGATGAGAGCGGTTTTGTCCTGCACCAACTGGAATTTGATATGCTCAGGGTACTGGCCATCTATAACTTCCAGCACGAATTCGCGCTTGCGGAATTTTTCGCTCACCTGCTGCTCGTCAAAGATTTCGTGCAGGCGGCCGGTAGCATCGTAAGCCATAAGAAAGGATAGTTTGGGGAAGTGAAAACAGTAGGTCAAACCTACGAAAAAAAAACGACCCTTCCGGTGCCTGGGCAGTCAACTTGCCTGGTCTGGGGCCGTAGGGTTAGCTACGTATTTTTCAACTTGTTGGTAGTACTCTTATGATGAATGAATTGGCGCTGGCCTTGCACGGCGGAGCCGGAACCATAGCCCGGGCCCGCATGACGGCCGCGCAGGAGCAAGCCTACCGCGAAGCCTTGCAAGCCGCTCTGGAAATTGGCTACGCGGTGCTGGAGGCCGGCGGCCCAGCCCTCGATGCCGTGGAAATGGCCGTCCGTTCCCTGGAAGACTGCCCTTTGTTTAATGCCGGCCGCGGGGCCGTGTTCACCCACGATGGCCACCACGAAATGGATGCCGCCATTATGGACGGGCGCAACCGCGCCGCCGGCGCCGTAGCCGGGGTGCGTACCGTGCAAAACCCCATTCAGGCCGCCCGCCTGGTGATGGAGCATACCGAGCACGTGCTGCTGGCCTGGCCCGGGGCCGATGAGCTGGCCAAAGAGCACGGCCTGCCGACGCAACCCGCCGCCTACTTTTTCACCCAGCATCGCTACGACCAACTACAGGAGGCCATTCTGGAAGGCCGCGTGCGGCTCGACCACAGCCAGGCGGTAAAAGAGCCGGCCCCTCTGGTAGAGCCCGGCGCTTTTCCGGAAGACCCGAAAAAGAAGATGGGCACCGTGGGCGCCGTAGCCCGCGACCGGCACGGCAACCTGGCCGCCGCCACCAGCACTGGCGGCATGACCAACAAGCGCTATTCCCGCATCGGTGATTCTCCTGTTATCGGGGCCGGCACTTTTGCCGATAATACTACGTGCGCCATCAGCTGCACCGGGCACGGTGAGTTTTTCCTGCGGGCCGTAGTTGCCCATGATATTTCCTGCCTGATGGAATACCGAGGCCTGAGCCTGGCGGAAGCCTGCCGCATTGTGGTGCATGATAAGCTGGCTCCCGTTGGGGGCGAGGGTGGCCTGGTGGCGGTAGATGCCGCCGGAAATATTTCTCTGCCCTTCAACTCTGAAGGCATGTACCGGGCCAGCCGCACCTCTAACTCGCCGCTGCAAATTGGCATTTACGCCGAGTAGCTACTCCTTATATATAGGTGCATTGGGGCTGCTACTGGCAGGCCCAACAAAAAGCCCGGCTTCTTATGACAGAAGCCGGGCTTTTTGTTGGTCGAAAGGGTTGCTAATGAGCTGCGTGTGAGCCCGCCAGCGCGAGCAGGTGCTGCTCGTGCGTTTGCCGGTCGCAGTAGAAGCGGCGCTCTTCAATATCGTACACGTTGCCTTTTGCCAGCACGTGCATGGTCATGCCTTCCAGGGAAAGGGCGGTTCCCTTTTTAGCGGTAGGCGCGTTGTTATGCCGGATGGTGTGGCCATCCATAATGATGACCAGGTTGGAGCCAATAGTCTCAATCAGGTTGCCATCCGTAATCAGCACGCCAGTATCCTCACCCAGGCCAATGCCAATGAGCTTGTGGTGCACACTGACGGCTTCAATCAAACGGCCAAAGCGGCCCCGCTTTACAAAGTGGGAGTCAATCACCACCTCATCAATCAGCGCCAGGCCAGTGCCCATTTTTACCGCCCCCTTTAGCAGAGAATCGGGCACGCTACCACCGGTAATCATGATCTGGGACATGGCCATGGCCCCGGCGCTGGTGCCGGCTACTACAAAATTAGGTTCTGAGTAGTAACGGCTTGTGAGCAGCTCCAAAAACGCACTGTCTCCGAACATTTGCTTAAGCCGCGACTGGTTGCCGCCACTGAACATGATAATGTCGGCGGCGCGCAGGCGCTCCAGGTATTCGGGCTGCCGCGCGTCTTCCGGGGTGCGAATATCCATCACGCCCACATTGTGGCAGTTCAGCATCCCGAAGGATGAGGTATAGATAGGTCCCACTTCCAGGGGAATCATGGAAGCTGTGGTAATTACTTCAATGCGCGGGTCCATTTTGCGCGACTCAGTGACGACCCGCTTCA carries:
- a CDS encoding helix-turn-helix domain-containing protein, with translation MSELLELIARGEGERLEFKKKTTHPTRIARTIVSLANTHGGQVLVGVDDDGRVVGVREPEEEMYVLRLAAELYTDPPVPLAFEEVEEDGRTVLIVTVRESEHKPHRAQVAEGDWRGYVRVRDESVQTSQLTEKALTLDDAPGLEKLPLNKEELAVLDYLNRNPRITLAHYMKLLNIGQRRAYRTLIKLTLHGYIKHHDKQKEVYYTL
- a CDS encoding SDR family oxidoreductase, with product MASSPTVSDMHGKTVLITGASGGIGLATARQLARQGAHMVLVCRNPEKAEQARITVQDAAGPENPVDVLLCDLSLLNNVRTLAAEVARRYPRLDVLINNAGIMPGPFTVTEEGHELSWVTNHLSVFTLTNLLLPQLLAAEQARIITLASEAHWLGQIEASQEARNDPHRYSAITAYCDSKLANILFTNELAHRLELTGITANCVHPGMVNSGLMNAQTPLLMKSMWWMAMPFMISTERGAQTSIYLASSPEVARISGKYFKRNKPGRSSGKAQSRAEASRLWRISEEETGME
- a CDS encoding DUF3127 domain-containing protein, which gives rise to MAYDATGRLHEIFDEQQVSEKFRKREFVLEVIDGQYPEHIKFQLVQDKTALIDQYKVGDEVKVTFNLRGRGFNKNGQMLYFTNLEAWKLEPASGGASGGGASAGGYNQQQAAPRPVANQNQNLRAQPSAAPIAGDDDNDLPF
- a CDS encoding isoaspartyl peptidase/L-asparaginase family protein; this encodes MMNELALALHGGAGTIARARMTAAQEQAYREALQAALEIGYAVLEAGGPALDAVEMAVRSLEDCPLFNAGRGAVFTHDGHHEMDAAIMDGRNRAAGAVAGVRTVQNPIQAARLVMEHTEHVLLAWPGADELAKEHGLPTQPAAYFFTQHRYDQLQEAILEGRVRLDHSQAVKEPAPLVEPGAFPEDPKKKMGTVGAVARDRHGNLAAATSTGGMTNKRYSRIGDSPVIGAGTFADNTTCAISCTGHGEFFLRAVVAHDISCLMEYRGLSLAEACRIVVHDKLAPVGGEGGLVAVDAAGNISLPFNSEGMYRASRTSNSPLQIGIYAE
- a CDS encoding cyanophycinase, with protein sequence MSYKVEFELKAQKPLGKLIAVGGNEDKGTYSSARVRKKYYLNFFELGILKRVVTESRKMDPRIEVITTASMIPLEVGPIYTSSFGMLNCHNVGVMDIRTPEDARQPEYLERLRAADIIMFSGGNQSRLKQMFGDSAFLELLTSRYYSEPNFVVAGTSAGAMAMSQIMITGGSVPDSLLKGAVKMGTGLALIDEVVIDSHFVKRGRFGRLIEAVSVHHKLIGIGLGEDTGVLITDGNLIETIGSNLVIIMDGHTIRHNNAPTAKKGTALSLEGMTMHVLAKGNVYDIEERRFYCDRQTHEQHLLALAGSHAAH